A window of Cryptomeria japonica chromosome 3, Sugi_1.0, whole genome shotgun sequence contains these coding sequences:
- the LOC131061604 gene encoding putative leucine-rich repeat receptor-like serine/threonine-protein kinase At2g24130, with product MLVSLEYLWLQLNGISGDLPSYLGGLQQLRVIDLSHNKLTGRIPNAIGQCFRLERIDLSYNSLTGNIPSEISSLHSLAFYLNFSHNSLTGRLPSLGGMQQVQAIDMSANKLSGHIPSDIGSCSGLQYLNLAKNKLEGMVPISIGQLKSLESIDISFNELSGPVPRSIANLTMLHHLNFSHNNLNGSVPNQGAFRNLSATSFLANPGLCAVSGWLNLPNCTSSAKNHDVLSRNIILVVASIGTFLALCCILGAFYIFYGRIKRSPMTNNLLGQSFMQISSQELHTATQGFSAANLLGNGSFGSVYRGLLSDNKLVAIKLFDQDPQNSYKNFIRECRVLKKIRHRNLVKVLSSSSAGDLRALVLEFMSQGSLEQHLHMDETQCSLSLEMRVKIALDVAHGMAYLHHDCSPPIVHCDLKPSNVLMDENMTAHVADFGISRLMTSSISASSSTSRLKGTVGYFAPEYGLGGQVSTKGDVYSFGILILEMATKKRPTDGMFCGGQHFAKMGEKSIP from the exons ATGCTGGTAAGCCTGGAATATCTATGGCTTCAGCTAAATGGTATTTCTGGAGACCTTCCTTCATATTTGGGCGGTCTGCAACAACTGAGGGTAATTGACTTGAGTCATAACAAGCTCACAGGAAGAATACCGAATGCCATTGGGCAATGTTTCCGCCTCGAGAGGATTGACCTCTCATACAACAGCCTCACAGGAAATATCCCTTCAGAGATCTCAAGCCTCCATTCATTGGCATTTTATCTCAATTTTTCACACAATTCATTGACAGGAAGATTGCCTTCGCTGGGAGGAATGCAACAGGTTCAAGCCATAGATATGTCAGCTAATAAACTGTCAGGACATATCCCTAGCGATATTGGTAGTTGCTCAGGATTGCAATACTTGAACCTTGCCAAAAATAAATTGGAGGGAATGGTGCCAATATCAATAGGGCAGCTTAAGAGCCTTGAAAGCATTGACATATCTTTCAATGAGTTGTCTGGGCCAGTCCCACGTTCTATTGCAAATCTTACTATGCTGCACCATTTGAATTTCTCACACAACAACTTGAATGGATCAGTCCCAAATCAAGGAGCTTTTAGAAACCTAAGCGCAACATCATTTTTGGCAAATCCGGGATTATGTGCAGTGTCAGGCTGGTTGAATTTGCCAAATTGCACAAGCTCTGCCAAAAATCATGATGTGTTGAGTAGAAACATTATCTTGGTTGTTGCTTCAATTGGCACATTCTTAGCATTGTGTTGTATTTTGGGGGCATTTTACATTTTCTACGGAAGAATTAAAAGGTCACCAATGACAAATAATTTGCTGGGGCAAAGTTTCATGCAAATTTCTAGCCAAGAACTTCATACAGCCACCCAAGGATTCAGTGCTGCTAATTTACTTGGCAATGGTAGCTTCGGGTCAGTTTACAGAGGGCTCTTGTCTGATAACAAGTTGGTGGCTATTAAGTTATTCGATCAGGACCCTCAAAATTCATACAAGAATTTCATCAGGGAATGCAGAGTATTGAAAAAAATCAGACACCGTAATCTTGTGAAAGTCTTGTCCTCTTCCTCTGCTGGAGATTTGAGGGCTCTGGTACTTGAATTTATGTCACAGGGGAGCCTAGAACAACACCTCCACATGGATGAAACACAGTGTAGCTTGAGTTTGGAGATGAGAGTGAAGATTGCACTTGATGTGGCACATGGGATGGCATATTTACACCACGATTGTTCTCCCCCTATTGTTCACTGCGACTTGAAGCCTTCAAATGTGTTAATGGATGAAAACATGACAGCCCATGTGGCTGATTTTGGAATTTCCCGTCTAATGACGTCCTCTATTTCTGCAAGTAGCAGCACATCCAGACTCAAGGGAACAGTAGGCTACTTTGCTCCAG AATATGGATTGGGAGGACAAGTGAGTACGAAGGGAGATGTTTACAGCTTCGGGATACTCATCCTTGAAATGGCGACTAAAAAGAGGCCTACTGATGGTATGTTCTGTGGGGGACAACACTTTGCCAAGATGGGTGAGAAGAGCATTCCCTGA
- the LOC131874035 gene encoding leucine-rich repeat receptor-like serine/threonine-protein kinase RGI4, translating to MRSNIARVNRIYKKKKAIVIAGGSILLSEMNNLEESKPANCKGQFILLLIFTTFISVTFSSNELQYQNQIDEKALLELKKSVKMDPSLSLSNWVNSNNICNWTGITCSRNRRVVSVVLKYKGLSGTIPPHIGNMSFLTMLDLSHNRFSALIPRELGKLQKLQFIKLYENSLQELRLDNNLLSGSIPLELCSLDKLKKLNISVNKLSGIIPQGLANCTALKTLNLEHNFLRGTIPRSLSNCTKLRVLSLSSNALEGPIPSEILTTLIRLENLYLDSNKLNGSISMEIGKLWRMREIIFYNNSLTGSIPMALANCSSLETLDFSYNSLYGIVPAELSFLTQLQKLWFSKNSLGGSIYFLMNYTELEIMGLGGNKFEGEIPEVIGDKLPKLQQMELLYNELSGSIPKSLGNCSTLNFISISYNKLSGAIPRELRMLTRLQTFGIGDNNFEGQIFPNLLNCTELQRLVLKENRFVGAIPEDIGLMLPDLEIFAVGANQFRGGIPKSMGNCSQLWMLDLSWNLLSGVVPRELGKLTVLQILNLELINLSNAHCCIMCVLDVLSNCSILEKLILSGNDLSGTLSRGIGNLSPRLSKLYLDGNNITGNIPEEIGNLTELTALSLRNNRVIGQVPSALGLLKNLQSLD from the exons ATGAGAAGTAATATAGCTCGAGTTAATAGGATTTACAAGAAGAAAAAAGCAATCGTAATAGCAGGTGGGTCAATTCTGCTTTCAGAAATGAATAATTTGGAAGAGTCCAAGCCCGCGAATTGTAAAGGTCAGTTCATTCTCTTACTCATCTTCACTACTTTCATCAGTGTTACATTTTCCTCCAATGAGTTGCAATATCAGAATCAGATTGATGAAAAAGCTTTGCTTGAATTAAAAAAGTCTGTAAAAATGGATCCAAGTCTTTCTTTGTCCAACTGGGTAAATTCAAACAATATTTGTAACTGGACCGGAATAACTTGCAGTCGCAATCGAAGAGTTGTGAGTGTGGTTCTCAAGTACAAGGGATTGTCTGGTACCATACCCCCTCATATAGGCAACATGTCCTTCCTTACGATGCTTGACCTCTCTCATAATCGTTTCTCTGCCCTCATTCCCAGAGAGCTTGGTAAACTACAAAAGCTGCAGTTCATTAAGCTCTACGAAAATAGCTTGCAAG AACTCCGATTAGACAATAATTTGTTGAGCGGAAGCATTCCACTAGAGTTGTGTTCCTTGGACAAATTGAAGAAACTCAACATCTCTGTCAATAAATTGAGTGGAATCATTCCTCAAGGCTTGGCAAATTGCACTGCGCTTAAAACTTTAAATCTTGAGCATAATTTTTTAAGAGGCACTATCCCCAGGTCGTTGAGTAACTGCACAAAATTGCGTGTCTTATCTCTGTCCAGTAATGCACTTGAAGGACCAATTCCATCTGAGATATTAACAACATTGATCAGATTAGAAAATTTGTATCTTGATTCCAACAAACTCAATGGTAGTATCTCCATGGAGATTGGTAAATTATGGAGAATGAGGGAGATCATCTTTTATAACAATAGTCTTACAGGTAGCATTCCCATGGCCCTGGCGAACTGTTCGTCTCTGGAGACGCTGGATTTCTCTTACAATTCCTTGTATGGCATCGTTCCAGCAGAATTGAGTTTTCTTACCCAATTGCAAAAACTCTGGTTCAGTAAGAATAGCCTTGGAGGATCGATTTATTTTCTCATGAATTATACTGAATTGGAGATAATGGGGCTAGGGGGCAATAAGTTCGAAGGTGAAATTCCAGAGGTAATAGGCGATAAGTTACCCAAACTACAGCAGATGGAATTGCTTTATAATGAGTTAAGCGGCAGCATCCCAAAATCTCTAGGCAATTGTTCTACGCTCAATTTTATTTCAATAAGCTATAACAAGTTGAGCGGAGCAATACCCCGAGAATTGAGGATGCTTACTCGTCTACaaacatttggtattggtgatAACAACTTTGAGGGACAAATTTTTCCTAATCTGTTAAACTGTACAGAATTGCAGAGGCTTGTACTGAAAGAAAATAGGTTCGTGGGCGCCATTCCTGAAGATATTGGCCTGATGCTCCCCGACTTAGAAATTTTTGCTGTGGGAGCTAATCAATTTCGTGGGGGTATCCCAAAGTCTATGGGAAATTGTTCTCAGCTCTGGATGCTTGATCTCTCTTGGAATCTGCTAAGTGGTGTGGTGCCTCGAGAATTGGGAAAGCTAACTGTTCTGCAGATACTGAACCTTGAGTTGATTAACCTGTCAAATGCACACTGTTGTATAATGTGTGTGTTAGATGTACTTTCTAACTGCTCCATTCTTGAAAAGTTGATTCTATCGGGAAATGATTTAAGTGGCACTTTGTCAAGGGGCATAGGAAACCTCTCTCCCAGGCTATCGAAGCTGTATTTGGATGGCAACAACATCACTGGCAACATACCAGAAGAGATTGGTAACCTTACTGAGTTGACCGCATTATCACTTAGAAATAACAGAGTAATTGGGCAGGTTCCGAGTGCATTAGGCCTTCTGAAGAATCTACAGTCGTTGGACTGA